One window of the Peptacetobacter hiranonis genome contains the following:
- the codY gene encoding GTP-sensing pleiotropic transcriptional regulator CodY → MVSELLQKTRKINKTLQTSGGSNISFNLLAGVLGDVLESNTYIISAKGKVLGLHLTDEADSSVIEDEITKQKWFPEEYTKNLLKIEDTKENITGEEMLKIFPYEHGRLNKKTIVVPIHGSGERLGTLIITRYEKDFNDEDLVVAEYSATVVGLEILRAISEEMEEEMRKKAVVQMAIGTLSYSELEAVEHIFAELDGKEGLLVASKIADRVGITRSVIVNALRKFESAGVIESRSLGMKGTHIRILNDKLLEELAKTKENR, encoded by the coding sequence ATGGTAAGTGAATTATTACAGAAAACAAGAAAAATAAACAAAACTTTACAGACTAGCGGTGGTAGTAATATATCTTTCAACCTACTTGCGGGAGTACTAGGTGATGTTTTAGAATCTAATACTTACATAATAAGCGCAAAAGGAAAGGTATTAGGACTTCATTTAACTGATGAAGCTGATAGTTCTGTTATAGAAGATGAAATAACAAAACAGAAATGGTTCCCAGAAGAATATACTAAAAATCTATTAAAAATAGAAGATACTAAGGAAAATATAACTGGCGAAGAAATGCTAAAAATATTCCCTTATGAACATGGTAGATTAAACAAAAAAACAATAGTAGTTCCAATTCACGGCAGTGGAGAAAGATTAGGAACATTAATAATAACTAGATATGAAAAAGACTTCAACGATGAAGATTTAGTTGTTGCTGAATATTCAGCTACAGTTGTTGGTCTTGAAATATTAAGAGCTATAAGTGAAGAAATGGAAGAAGAAATGAGAAAGAAAGCTGTTGTTCAGATGGCTATAGGAACTCTTTCATATTCAGAACTTGAAGCTGTTGAGCATATATTTGCTGAGCTTGACGGAAAAGAAGGTCTTTTAGTAGCTAGTAAAATAGCTGATAGAGTTGGTATAACTAGATCAGTTATAGTTAATGCCCTTAGAAAATTCGAAAGTGCTGGTGTTATAGAGTCTAGATCTCTTGGAATGAAGGGAACACATATAAGAATATTAAATGACAAGTTATTAGAAGAACTTGCTAAAACAAAAGAAAACAGATAA
- the topA gene encoding type I DNA topoisomerase: MAKILVIVESPAKAKTIEKFLGKSHYTVKASVGHVRDLPKSKLGIDIENNFEPGYINIRGKGDLIKDLKKSAKKASKVYLATDPDREGEAISWHLEHILGIENDEPCRIEFNEITKDAIRKAIKNPRKINLDLVDAQQARRVIDRLLGYQISPVLWQKLRKGLSAGRVQSVTTKLICDREKEINAFEPVEYWTIDAKSESKTGEDIDFKLSAIDGKKAEIHNEEEVNKILEIIENKDLHVVKIESKKRKKSAPKPFTTSVLQQEGVNRLGFSTKKTMMIAQELYEGIDVKGEGTVGLISYIRTDSNRISEEAKGKAEVFIKETLGNEYYKEEKKSSEKKSSKKVQDAHEAIRPTSVDRTPDSIKDSLSKDQYKLYNLIWRRFVASQMSDSEFELMNVECQIENYTFKATGSKMIFDGYTKVYNFYDREDRMLPEISEGDDLKVNGIFPEQHFTQPPARYTEASLVKTLEELGIGRPSTYAPTIATILNREYVEKSGSSLQPTELGILVTEILEANFAKLMDVDFTAKLENELDTIEEGEANWKEVVKESYEPFEEAIKEALENIEKVNMDVETDEICELCGSNMVIKYGRFGKFMACKNYPECKNTKPIVNKIGVKCPKCGEGEIIVRKTKKGRAFYGCSKYPDCDFIEWNKPVEEVCPECGSYMTEKVSKKGKKHICSNKECGFEKTIEE; encoded by the coding sequence TTGGCAAAAATATTAGTTATAGTCGAGTCGCCAGCAAAGGCGAAAACAATCGAAAAATTCCTTGGTAAAAGCCATTACACAGTAAAAGCATCTGTTGGTCATGTTAGAGATCTTCCTAAGAGTAAATTAGGAATTGATATAGAAAATAACTTTGAACCAGGATATATAAATATAAGAGGTAAAGGGGATCTTATAAAAGATTTAAAGAAATCAGCTAAAAAAGCTAGCAAGGTTTATCTTGCAACCGACCCCGATAGAGAAGGAGAAGCAATTTCTTGGCATCTTGAACATATACTAGGCATAGAAAACGACGAGCCTTGTAGAATAGAATTTAACGAAATAACAAAAGATGCTATAAGAAAAGCTATAAAAAACCCTAGAAAAATTAACTTAGATTTAGTTGATGCTCAGCAGGCTAGAAGAGTTATAGATAGATTGTTAGGTTATCAGATAAGTCCAGTTCTTTGGCAGAAACTTAGAAAAGGACTTAGTGCTGGTAGAGTGCAGTCTGTTACAACAAAATTAATCTGTGATAGAGAAAAAGAAATAAATGCATTTGAACCAGTGGAATATTGGACAATAGATGCAAAATCTGAGTCTAAAACAGGTGAGGATATAGACTTCAAACTATCTGCTATAGACGGTAAAAAAGCCGAAATACACAATGAAGAAGAAGTAAATAAAATATTAGAAATAATAGAAAATAAAGACTTACATGTAGTAAAAATTGAGTCTAAAAAGAGAAAAAAATCTGCTCCAAAACCATTTACAACAAGTGTACTTCAGCAGGAAGGGGTTAATAGATTAGGATTCTCAACTAAGAAAACTATGATGATTGCCCAGGAATTATATGAAGGTATAGATGTAAAAGGTGAAGGAACTGTAGGGTTAATTTCTTACATAAGAACAGACTCTAATAGAATATCAGAAGAAGCAAAAGGTAAGGCAGAAGTATTTATAAAAGAAACTTTAGGAAATGAATACTATAAAGAAGAAAAGAAATCTTCAGAAAAGAAAAGTTCTAAAAAGGTTCAGGATGCACACGAGGCAATAAGACCTACATCTGTAGATAGAACTCCAGATAGTATAAAAGACTCTTTAAGTAAAGATCAGTACAAACTTTACAACCTAATATGGAGAAGATTTGTTGCTAGCCAGATGAGCGATTCTGAATTTGAACTTATGAATGTAGAGTGTCAGATAGAAAACTATACATTTAAGGCTACTGGCTCTAAAATGATATTTGATGGTTATACAAAAGTATATAACTTCTACGATAGAGAAGATAGAATGCTTCCTGAAATATCAGAAGGAGACGATTTAAAGGTCAATGGAATATTCCCAGAGCAGCACTTTACTCAGCCACCTGCTAGATATACAGAGGCTAGCTTAGTAAAAACACTTGAAGAGCTTGGAATAGGTAGACCTAGTACATATGCACCTACAATAGCTACTATATTAAATAGAGAATATGTAGAAAAGAGTGGATCAAGTCTTCAGCCAACAGAGCTAGGAATATTAGTAACTGAAATACTTGAAGCTAACTTTGCAAAACTTATGGATGTAGATTTCACAGCTAAACTTGAAAATGAGCTTGATACAATTGAAGAAGGTGAAGCTAATTGGAAAGAAGTTGTAAAAGAATCTTACGAGCCATTTGAAGAAGCTATAAAAGAAGCACTTGAAAATATAGAAAAAGTAAATATGGATGTAGAAACTGATGAAATTTGCGAGTTATGTGGATCAAATATGGTTATAAAATACGGTAGATTTGGTAAATTTATGGCTTGTAAAAACTATCCAGAATGCAAGAACACTAAACCTATAGTAAATAAAATAGGTGTAAAATGTCCTAAATGTGGAGAAGGCGAAATAATTGTAAGAAAAACTAAAAAAGGAAGAGCGTTCTATGGATGCAGTAAATACCCAGACTGTGACTTTATAGAATGGAACAAACCTGTGGAGGAAGTGTGTCCAGAATGTGGTTCTTACATGACAGAGAAAGTATCTAAAAAAGGAAAGAAACATATTTGCTCAAACAAAGAATGCGGATTCGAGAAAACTATAGAAGAATAA
- the dprA gene encoding DNA-processing protein DprA yields MDKRDAYLWLYGVVGCNNLTIDKIEREMPGTKDIFDFSEKTIYNLERVNDKVKSSIINYKNNMNVDDYKELLYKKNVKYSVIGDDDYPYKLANIYDAPKVLFYKGNLSALGKHFSIGIVGSRKPTVYGAECTKKLARELSDYGADIISGLAIGVDAISHEASLLGKGKTFGVLGSGIDNPLPKTNIWLMNKIVDSGGAVISEHGINKKVHPHYFANRNRIISGLSDGVIIVEAAKKSGALITAEFAAEQGRSVFAVPGSIFSENSKGCHRLIKEGAKLTENIDDVLEEFEVFKFKTLEKEIKYDTIEKADINADLEDDENILVDIIRKNGSIDMDSLCLKTKFGIEKINPIVEKLKLYDLIFEIEKGVYSMKI; encoded by the coding sequence ATGGATAAAAGAGATGCGTATTTATGGTTATATGGTGTTGTTGGTTGTAATAATTTGACTATAGACAAAATTGAAAGAGAAATGCCGGGGACAAAAGATATATTTGATTTTTCAGAGAAAACAATATATAATCTTGAAAGAGTAAATGATAAAGTTAAGAGTAGTATCATTAATTATAAAAATAATATGAACGTAGATGACTATAAAGAACTTCTTTATAAAAAGAATGTAAAATATTCGGTTATTGGAGATGATGATTACCCATATAAACTGGCTAATATATACGATGCTCCAAAAGTATTATTCTACAAAGGAAACTTGTCTGCACTAGGCAAACATTTTTCGATTGGAATAGTAGGTTCTAGAAAGCCTACTGTTTATGGAGCAGAGTGTACTAAAAAGCTTGCTAGAGAGCTTTCAGATTATGGAGCTGATATAATAAGTGGGCTTGCAATAGGAGTAGATGCCATAAGTCATGAAGCATCCCTTTTAGGTAAGGGAAAGACTTTTGGTGTTTTAGGATCTGGAATAGATAATCCTCTCCCAAAGACGAATATATGGCTGATGAATAAGATTGTTGATTCTGGTGGAGCTGTGATATCAGAGCATGGAATAAACAAAAAAGTTCATCCACATTATTTTGCAAATAGAAATAGAATAATAAGTGGTCTTAGTGATGGTGTTATTATAGTAGAAGCTGCTAAAAAAAGTGGTGCTTTAATAACAGCAGAATTTGCAGCAGAGCAAGGAAGGTCGGTATTTGCTGTACCTGGAAGTATATTCTCAGAAAACAGCAAAGGATGTCATAGGCTTATTAAAGAAGGTGCAAAATTAACTGAAAATATAGATGATGTTTTAGAGGAATTTGAAGTATTTAAGTTTAAAACACTTGAAAAAGAAATAAAATATGATACTATAGAAAAAGCCGATATAAATGCGGATTTAGAAGATGATGAGAATATTTTAGTTGATATTATCAGAAAAAATGGTAGTATAGATATGGATTCTCTATGTTTAAAAACTAAATTTGGCATTGAAAAAATAAATCCAATTGTAGAAAAATTAAAACTGTATGATCTTATTTTCGAAATTGAAAAGGGGGTCTACAGTATGAAAATATAA
- a CDS encoding YifB family Mg chelatase-like AAA ATPase: protein MISSINSRNIIGIDSCDIKVEVDIGKGMPTFNIVGLASTEIKEARERVKSAITNSGYRFPNARIVVNLSPADMKKQGSFLDLPISLGILRDKIRAKDKEMTNSVFVGELSLDGTVKSIKGILPIVIGAKENGYEKIFIPRDNFKECSFIDDIEIVPVNSLKNCISILNGGITKLEIEGVKSEILKDEEQNHTEDEKIDFSYIKGNTYVKRCAEIAVAGGHNMLMIGPPGSGKSFLAKRMTTILPDMTRDEMLEVSRIYSVCSNSVERSGLIERRPFRAPHHTSTGISLIGGGTDAKAGEITLAHKGILFLDEVAEFNRKTLESLRQPIEEKSVNISRLKYSVTYPSDFILVAAMNPCPCGYYRSNIECRCRRYNIERYLGKLSGPFLDRIDIFTEVKSVSFDEINSKMKNESSEEIKKRVENARNMQYKRFNGNTGKLNRDMNSSDIDEYCKIDENSEKVLEMIFNKYRLSNRSYIKLLKVARTIADLDQRENIKESDILEAFSMRRTYYTYFSRLND, encoded by the coding sequence ATGATAAGTTCTATAAATTCGAGAAATATAATAGGAATAGACAGCTGCGATATAAAAGTAGAGGTGGATATAGGAAAGGGAATGCCGACGTTTAATATAGTAGGTCTTGCTAGTACAGAGATTAAAGAAGCTAGAGAAAGAGTAAAGTCAGCTATAACAAACAGTGGGTACAGATTTCCAAATGCTAGAATAGTTGTAAATTTATCTCCTGCAGATATGAAAAAACAGGGCTCATTTTTAGATTTACCGATAAGTTTGGGGATATTAAGGGATAAAATTCGTGCAAAAGATAAAGAAATGACGAATTCAGTATTTGTTGGAGAATTATCGCTTGATGGAACGGTTAAGTCTATAAAAGGAATACTTCCTATTGTGATAGGAGCAAAAGAAAATGGATACGAAAAAATATTTATACCAAGAGATAATTTTAAAGAGTGTAGCTTCATAGATGATATAGAAATAGTACCTGTAAATAGTTTAAAAAACTGTATATCTATATTAAATGGTGGAATTACAAAGCTGGAAATAGAAGGTGTAAAGTCAGAGATATTAAAAGATGAAGAACAGAATCATACAGAAGATGAAAAAATAGACTTTAGCTATATAAAAGGTAATACTTACGTAAAAAGATGTGCCGAGATAGCTGTTGCAGGAGGGCATAATATGTTGATGATAGGTCCTCCAGGATCTGGAAAATCATTCTTAGCAAAGAGAATGACTACTATTTTGCCAGATATGACTAGGGATGAGATGCTTGAAGTTAGTAGAATATACAGTGTTTGCTCAAATTCAGTTGAGAGAAGTGGGCTTATAGAAAGAAGGCCTTTTAGAGCGCCACACCATACATCTACAGGAATATCATTAATCGGCGGTGGAACTGATGCAAAGGCTGGAGAGATAACATTGGCTCATAAAGGAATTTTGTTTTTAGATGAGGTTGCAGAATTTAATAGAAAAACTCTAGAATCTTTGAGACAACCAATAGAGGAAAAAAGTGTGAACATATCTAGATTAAAATATAGTGTAACATATCCAAGTGATTTTATTTTGGTTGCAGCTATGAACCCATGTCCATGTGGATATTATAGGTCTAATATTGAATGTAGATGTAGGAGATACAATATAGAAAGATATCTTGGAAAGTTATCGGGACCATTTTTGGACAGAATTGATATTTTCACTGAAGTGAAATCAGTTTCATTTGATGAGATTAATTCTAAAATGAAAAATGAATCATCAGAAGAAATTAAAAAAAGAGTTGAGAATGCGAGAAATATGCAGTACAAGAGGTTCAATGGAAATACAGGAAAACTTAATAGAGATATGAATAGTTCTGATATAGATGAGTACTGTAAGATAGATGAAAATAGCGAAAAAGTTTTGGAGATGATTTTTAATAAGTATAGATTGAGTAATAGAAGTTATATAAAACTTTTAAAAGTAGCGAGGACAATAGCAGATTTAGATCAGAGGGAAAATATTAAAGAAAGTGATATATTAGAGGCGTTTTCTATGAGAAGGACGTATTATACATATTTTTCTAGATTGAATGATTAG
- a CDS encoding YraN family protein — MNNVEKGKIGEDIALEFLKKKGATIKERNFRGRFGEIDIIAFFNTTEIVFIEVKSRSSCRYGFPAEAVGKSKQNKIRKTAEEYIMKNNLHRVSIRFDVVEIYMNDKKIRHIVNAF; from the coding sequence ATGAACAATGTAGAAAAAGGAAAAATTGGAGAAGATATAGCTTTAGAATTTTTAAAAAAGAAGGGAGCTACTATAAAAGAAAGAAATTTTAGAGGAAGATTTGGTGAAATCGATATAATAGCCTTTTTTAATACAACAGAAATAGTTTTTATAGAGGTTAAAAGCAGAAGTAGTTGTAGATATGGTTTTCCAGCAGAGGCTGTGGGTAAAAGCAAGCAAAATAAGATAAGGAAAACAGCAGAAGAATATATAATGAAGAATAATTTACATAGGGTTTCGATACGATTTGATGTTGTGGAGATATATATGAATGATAAAAAAATTAGACATATAGTCAATGCGTTTTGA
- a CDS encoding IS91 family transposase encodes MNVLKKQKDEKIIKKILKNHFEEFKLKYWNKVRREMRDQIENTVIKALNCGNIEKGYIKHKCIDCGEEYIQGFTCKSKFCTKCGRKYSMEWAEKQVENILDVSHRHAVFTIPEELRVYFYRKRELLKDLQDATYKVLDSFHKKKTNGDYELGVIAVVHTFGGDLKWNPHIHALYTEGGIDRNNKWFKKLDFIPYTYMKKVWRKLVLDIIKNNFRDRKTRNLINKLYKKEFYVNAERRLTNIKQATQYIGRYLARPAIAEYRIINYDGKNVTYWYENKKPKGKREITVNVLEFIGKITQHIHPKGFRVARRYGLYSRVKNKLSIEILKLYNFMRHRNISKLIKKKNTVKKNFKDRLIESFGVNPYICKKCGKDMILWEIWHYKYGLIYNVLDKSNYKRIIYEEIIEKEISLNTTTQIELF; translated from the coding sequence ATGAATGTATTGAAAAAACAAAAAGATGAAAAAATCATTAAGAAAATATTAAAAAATCACTTTGAAGAATTCAAACTAAAATATTGGAATAAAGTTAGAAGAGAAATGAGGGATCAGATAGAAAATACTGTAATAAAGGCTTTAAATTGTGGAAATATAGAAAAAGGATATATAAAACATAAATGTATAGACTGTGGAGAGGAGTATATTCAAGGGTTCACTTGTAAAAGTAAGTTTTGCACAAAGTGTGGAAGAAAATATTCTATGGAATGGGCAGAAAAACAGGTAGAAAATATTCTTGATGTTTCTCATAGACATGCAGTTTTCACAATTCCAGAGGAGTTAAGAGTCTATTTCTACAGAAAGCGAGAGCTTTTAAAAGATTTACAAGATGCTACATATAAGGTATTAGATAGTTTTCATAAAAAGAAAACAAATGGAGATTATGAATTAGGGGTAATTGCTGTAGTACACACTTTTGGTGGAGATTTAAAATGGAATCCTCACATACATGCCTTATACACCGAAGGTGGAATAGATAGAAATAATAAGTGGTTTAAAAAATTAGATTTCATACCGTATACATATATGAAAAAAGTATGGCGAAAGTTGGTACTAGATATAATAAAAAACAACTTTAGAGATAGAAAAACTAGAAATTTGATAAATAAGTTATATAAGAAAGAATTCTATGTAAATGCAGAAAGACGTTTAACTAATATAAAACAGGCAACTCAATATATAGGTAGATATTTGGCTAGACCAGCTATCGCTGAGTATAGAATAATTAATTACGATGGGAAAAATGTAACTTACTGGTATGAAAACAAAAAACCTAAGGGAAAAAGAGAAATAACTGTAAATGTATTAGAATTTATAGGTAAAATAACCCAACATATTCACCCGAAGGGTTTTAGAGTTGCAAGAAGATACGGTCTATATTCAAGAGTAAAAAATAAATTAAGCATAGAAATATTGAAATTATATAATTTTATGAGACACAGAAATATATCTAAGCTGATAAAAAAGAAGAATACAGTAAAGAAAAATTTTAAAGATAGATTGATAGAATCATTTGGAGTAAATCCTTATATTTGTAAAAAGTGTGGAAAAGACATGATTCTATGGGAAATATGGCATTATAAATATGGATTAATATATAATGTACTAGATAAATCAAATTATAAAAGAATAATCTACGAAGAAATTATAGAAAAAGAAATTTCTTTGAATACAACAACACAAATAGAATTATTTTAA
- a CDS encoding alpha-hydroxy-acid oxidizing protein produces MDYNEMLKNAREKLNGSCKVCKACNGVACAGEVPGMGGKGSGQAFIENVRALERVKLNMRVIHNAADPDTSIELFGKKMDAPIFAAPITGTTLNMGGQLTEREYIEPVVEGCANAGIYAMVGDTAVDAFLIENLDVLKCHDGNGIVFIKPWDNENIIKKIRLAEEAGAFAVGVDIDACGLVTLSLHGKPVVPKDLEQIKELVKSTELPFILKGIMTVEDALMAVEAGADAIVVSNHGGRVLDFTPGSADVLPEIAKAVKGKIKILVDGGVRTGVDVVKMIGLGADAVLIGRPFVTASFGGATDGVETYVNKIKSEIKGAMILTGCSNISEIDEKVIYR; encoded by the coding sequence ATGGATTACAATGAAATGCTAAAAAATGCTAGAGAAAAATTAAATGGAAGTTGTAAGGTATGTAAGGCTTGCAACGGTGTAGCTTGTGCAGGAGAAGTTCCTGGTATGGGTGGAAAAGGAAGTGGACAGGCTTTCATAGAAAACGTAAGAGCTCTTGAAAGAGTTAAATTAAATATGAGAGTTATCCATAATGCAGCTGATCCAGACACTTCTATAGAATTATTTGGTAAAAAAATGGATGCTCCTATATTTGCAGCTCCAATAACTGGAACAACTCTTAATATGGGTGGACAGTTAACAGAAAGAGAATACATAGAACCAGTTGTAGAAGGATGTGCTAATGCTGGAATATATGCTATGGTTGGAGATACTGCAGTTGACGCATTCCTTATAGAAAACTTAGATGTTTTAAAATGTCATGATGGAAATGGTATAGTATTTATAAAACCTTGGGACAATGAAAATATAATCAAAAAAATAAGATTAGCTGAAGAAGCGGGGGCTTTTGCTGTGGGTGTTGATATAGATGCTTGCGGATTAGTTACTCTATCTTTACATGGAAAACCAGTTGTTCCTAAGGATTTAGAACAGATAAAAGAATTAGTTAAATCAACTGAGCTACCATTTATACTAAAAGGTATAATGACTGTAGAAGACGCTTTAATGGCTGTAGAAGCCGGAGCAGATGCAATAGTAGTATCTAACCATGGTGGTAGAGTATTAGACTTTACACCAGGTTCTGCAGATGTTCTTCCTGAAATAGCTAAAGCTGTAAAAGGAAAGATAAAAATACTTGTAGATGGTGGAGTAAGAACAGGTGTTGATGTTGTTAAAATGATAGGACTTGGAGCAGATGCGGTATTAATAGGTAGACCATTTGTAACAGCTTCATTTGGAGGAGCTACAGATGGTGTTGAAACTTATGTTAATAAAATAAAATCTGAAATAAAAGGTGCTATGATACTAACAGGATGTTCAAACATATCTGAAATAGATGAAAAAGTAATATATAGATAA
- a CDS encoding ribonuclease HII, which produces MRDKSVKEIKEIADNLSEDKYLEFIEELKGDERKSVNKIAISLAKKLDKIRLEEERLERINAYENEGYEKGYTYIAGVDEAGRGPLAGPVVAAVVVLKQGTKIPGINDSKKLSEDKRNELFDIIKEEALDYGIGIVGNEEIDEYNILNATYMAMRKALNCLKKQPDYILADAVHIPDVDIEQNSIIKGDAKSISIAAASILAKVTRDSLMYQYDEIYPEYGFAHHKGYGTAEHYKAIDENGITPIHRKSFLKNVIY; this is translated from the coding sequence ATGAGAGATAAGAGTGTAAAAGAGATAAAAGAAATAGCAGATAATCTAAGTGAAGATAAATATTTAGAGTTTATAGAAGAATTAAAAGGGGACGAAAGAAAATCTGTAAACAAAATAGCTATTAGTTTAGCTAAGAAATTAGACAAGATAAGACTAGAAGAAGAAAGACTAGAAAGAATAAATGCCTATGAAAATGAAGGATATGAAAAAGGATATACATATATAGCTGGAGTTGATGAAGCTGGAAGAGGACCACTTGCAGGACCTGTTGTAGCTGCAGTTGTGGTATTAAAACAGGGAACTAAAATTCCTGGAATAAACGATTCTAAAAAATTAAGTGAAGATAAAAGAAATGAGCTATTTGATATAATTAAAGAGGAGGCTCTTGACTATGGAATAGGAATAGTTGGAAATGAGGAAATAGACGAGTATAACATATTAAATGCTACTTATATGGCTATGAGAAAGGCCTTAAACTGTCTAAAAAAACAGCCAGATTACATATTAGCAGATGCTGTACATATTCCAGATGTAGATATAGAACAGAATTCTATAATAAAAGGGGATGCTAAGTCTATATCAATAGCTGCTGCAAGTATACTAGCAAAGGTAACTAGGGACTCTTTAATGTACCAGTATGATGAAATATACCCTGAGTACGGATTTGCTCACCATAAAGGGTATGGAACAGCAGAGCATTATAAAGCTATAGATGAAAATGGAATAACTCCAATACATAGAAAAAGCTTCTTAAAGAATGTTATATATTAA